The Lactuca sativa cultivar Salinas chromosome 2, Lsat_Salinas_v11, whole genome shotgun sequence genome includes a window with the following:
- the LOC111899826 gene encoding acyl-lipid (9+3)-(E)-desaturase: MGAGGCMSVSETKPEEKKNPLKRVPCAKPPFTISDIKKAIPPHCFNRSLTRSFSYVIYDLVISFLLYHIATTYFHRLPTPLSSLAWLAYWVVQGCVLTGVWVLAHECGHHAFSDYQWVDDTVGFLLHSALLVPYFSWKYSHRRHHSNTGSLERDEVFVPKPRSKIPWYSKYLNNPLGRIMSLFATLTLGWPLYLAFNVSGRPYDRFACHYSPNSPIYNDRERLQIWLSDVGIITMSLFLYRVALVKGVSWVIFVYGIPLLIVNGFLVLITYLQHTHPSLPHYDGSEWDWLRGALATVDRDYGVLNKVFHNITDTHVVHHLFSTMPHYNAMEATKAVMPVLGEYYQLDETPFYVAMWREAKECLFVEAEGEGGGVFWYKNKM; this comes from the coding sequence ATGGGAGCAGGAGGATGTATGTCTGTTTCTGAAACAAAACCCGAAGAAAAGAAGAATCCGTTGAAGCGAGTCCCTTGTGCAAAACCTCCTTTCACAATCAGTGATATCAAAAAAGCCATCCCTCCCCACTGTTTCAACCGTTCCCTCACCCGTTCCTTCTCCTACGTCATTTACGACCTTGTGATCAGCTTCCTCCTCTACCACATCGCCACCACCTACTTCCACCGCCTCCCAACGCCTCTCTCCTCCCTCGCATGGTTAGCTTACTGGGTTGTTCAAGGCTGTGTTCTCACCGGCGTTTGGGTCTTAGCCCACGAATGCGGTCACCACGCATTTAGCGATTACCAATGGGTTGACGACACCGTAGGCTTTCTCCTCCACTCCGCCCTCCTCGTACCTTACTTCTCATGGAAATACAGCCACCGGCGCCACCACTCCAACACCGGGTCACTCGAACGCGACGAAGTGTTCGTCCCAAAGCCCAGATCCAAAATCCCATGGTACTCAAAATACCTAAACAACCCACTGGGCCGAATCATGAGCCTGTTCGCCACCCTCACTCTAGGCTGGCCGTTATACCTAGCATTCAACGTCTCCGGCAGACCCTACGACCGTTTCGCCTGCCACTACTCCCCCAACAGCCCTATATACAACGACCGCGAACGCCTCCAGATCTGGCTCTCCGACGTCGGAATCATCACCATGTCTTTGTTCCTCTACCGTGTTGCTCTTGTAAAAGGCGTGAGTTGGGTGATTTTTGTCTACGGGATTCCGTTGCTGATTGTGAATGGATTCCTGGTATTGATTACTTACCTTCAACATACACACCCGTCGTTGCCGCATTATGACGGGTCGGAATGGGATTGGCTGAGGGGGGCGTTGGCGACGGTGGATAGGGATTACGGCGTGTTGAATAAGGTGTTCCATAATATTACAGATACACATGTGGTGCACCATTTGTTTTCAACGATGCCTCATTATAATGCGATGGAGGCGACGAAAGCTGTGATGCCGGTGCTTGGGGAGTATTATCAGTTGGATGAGACGCCGTTTTATGTTGCCATGTGGAGGGAGGCTAAGGAGTGTTTGTTTGTGGAAGCGGAGGGAGAGGGAGGAGGAGTGTTTTGGTATAAGAATAAGATGTGA